One region of Quercus lobata isolate SW786 chromosome 2, ValleyOak3.0 Primary Assembly, whole genome shotgun sequence genomic DNA includes:
- the LOC115974004 gene encoding probable LRR receptor-like serine/threonine-protein kinase At3g47570 yields the protein MASPSHLMLQSTLLFVLIFFKCIFLGVQSQSGTLSIVTDKEALISFKSGISLEAPNLLSSWDQNNSSPCNWTGVVCNKPGQRVVGLDLSGFALKGSISPHIGNLSFLRSLQLGQNQFTGMLPNQIGNLFRLTVLNMSSNRLEGVLPSSISQLTELRVLDLSINKNITGRIPEELSNLTKLEVLKLARNYLYGSLPQAIGNLSSLTNLNLGTNTLSGAIPSELGHLQNLKELDLTINNFSSTIPPSIYNISSLVSLALASNNLWGEIPGDIGIRLPNLLVFNFCINKFTGKIPWSIHNLTNIKVIRMADNLLEGTVPPGLGNLPFLEMYNIGFNKIVSDDGLSFITSLKNSTHLSFLAIDGNHFEGVIPESIGNLSKALSKLYMGGNSFNGNIPNSISHLSGLALLNLSYNSLSGGIPPEIGHLKELQILGLAGNQLSGRIPNSLGNLQKLNEIDLSGNRLVGNIPPTFGNFQKLLSMDLSNNKFNGNLTREFFNLPSLSTILNLSKNLLSGPFPEEVSLLKNVVTIDLSNNLFFGNISDSIGECRSLEKLFLARNLLSGPIPSTLEEVKGLDTLDLSSNQLSGSIPVELEKLQVLQSLNLSFNNLEGVVPTGGVFGNSSIVHLEGNPKLCLHLACVKTQSNGRKVAKHVVITSILVSFALCFILGSLFYLKRSKAKITSTSELVKGQHQMVSYNDLRQATGNFNQENFLGNGSFGSVYKGNLRQGIVAVKVLDTERTSSWKSFLAECEALRNVRHRNLVRLITSCSSIDFKNMKFLALVYEYLSNGSLEDWINGKRKNANGDALNVVARLNVAIDVACALDYLHHDCEVPVVHCDLKPSNILLGEDMTAKVGDFGLARLLMQRTDIEHSISRTNVLKGSIGYIPPEYGMGEKPSTAGDVYSFGVMLLELFTGKRPTHESFIGDLNLIKWVQSAFPANIMQVLDPEMLQLMSSLYHNDQPISPDVQHGCLITILGVGLSCTVESSDARISMRSALQNLKSARDTLFKPAPIENTESNDIC from the exons ATGGCTTCCCCTTCCCATCTAATGCTTCAGTCTACcttattatttgttcttatatttttcaaatgcaTATTTCTTGGAGTACAGTCTCAGTCTGGGACCTTAAGTATTGTTACAGATAAGGAAGCCTTGATCTCATTCAAGTCAGGAATAAGCCTAGAGGCTCCCAACCTTTTATCTTCTTGGGACCAAAACAACTCATCACCCTGCAATTGGACTGGAGTTGTGTGCAACAAGCCTGGCCAGAGAGTGGTTGGGCTTGATCTTTCAGGTTTTGCACTTAAAGGTTCCATTAGCCCTCATATTGGCAACCTCTCCTTCCTACGTTCCCTTCAACTTGGGCAAAACCAGTTCACAGGTATGCTACCTAATCAAATTGGCAATCTTTTCCGTTTGACAGTTCTTAACATGAGCTCCAACAGGCTAGAAGGTGTGCTACCCTCAAGTATAAGCCAATTGACTGAGCTCCGAGTCCTTGACTTGTCTATAAACAAGAATATCACAGGAAGAATTCCTGAGGAGCTTAGCAACTTGACAAAGCTAGAAGTTTTGAAGTTGGCAAGAAACTATCTTTATGGATCACTTCCACAAGCTATAGGTAACCTTTCCTCACTCACAAATTTAAACTTGGGCACCAACACTCTTAGTGGTGCTATACCTAGTGAATTAGGCCACcttcaaaatttgaaggaaCTTGATCttactattaataatttttctagCACCATTCCTCCATCAATATACAATATTTCCTCTCTAGTTTCTTTGGCCTTAGCTTCAAACAACCTATGGGGTGAAATTCCTGGGGATATTGGGATTAGACTACCAAATCTTTTAGTTTTCAACTTCTGCATTAATAAGTTCACAGGCAAAATTCCATGGTCTATACACAATCTAACAAACATAAAGGTCATACGCATGGCAGACAACCTTCTAGAAGGGACAGTACCACCAGGCCTAGGAAATCTACCATTTCTTGAAATGTACAATATTGGTTTTAATAAGATTGTCAGTGATGACGGTCTTAGTTTCATTACTTCTTTGAAAAATAGCACTCATCTCAGCTTCCTTGCAATTGATGGCAACCATTTTGAGGGTGTGATTCCAGAATCAATAGGCAATCTTTCTAAGGCTCTCTCAAAGTTGTACATGGGAGGAAATAGCTTTAATGGTAACATACCCAACTCCATTAGTCATCTTAGTGGCCTGGCTTTGTTAAATTTGAGCTACAATTCACTTTCTGGTGGAATCCCACCTGAAATAGGCCATTTAAAGGAACTGCAAATATTGGGTTTGGCAGGAAATCAATTATCTGGTAGAATTCCAAATTCCCTAGGTAATCTCCAAAAGTTAAACGAAATTGATTTATCAGGGAATAGGTTGGTGGGCAATATACCACCTACTTTTGGGAACTTTCAGAAACTTCTTTCCATGGACTTATCCAACAACAAGTTTAATGGGAACCTAACTAGAGAATTTTTCAATCTCCCAAGTTTGAGCACTATTTTGAACCTGTCAAAGAACCTTCTAAGTGGACCTTTTCCTGAAGAAGTTTCTCTTCTAAAAAATGTTGTTACCATTGACCTTTCTAACaaccttttttttggtaatatctCCGATTCAATCGGAGAGTGTAGGAGcttggagaaattatttttagccagaaaCTTACTTTCAGGTCCTATTCCTAGTACTTTAGAAGAAGTGAAAGGCCTTGACACTCTAGATCTCTCTTCCAACCAACTTTCTGGCTCCATTCCTGTTGAACTAGAAAAGCTACAAGTCCTTCAGTCCTTGAACCTATCTTTCAATAATTTGGAAGGAGTAGTTCCCACAGGTGGAGTTTTTGGAAATTCCTCTATAGTCCATTTGGAAGGAAACCCAAAGCTTTGTTTGCATTTGGCATGTGTCAAAACTCAAAGCAATGGAAGAAAGGTAGCAAAACATGTTGTTATTACCAGTATCCTGGTATCATTTGCCCTATGCTTTATACTTGGCTCACTGTTCTACTTAAAGAGAAGTAAAGCAAAGATTACAAGTACTTCTGAATTGGTTAAAGGACAACATCAAATGGTCTCATACAATGACCTTCGTCAAGCAACTGGAAACTTCAACCAAGAAAACTTTCTTGGAAATGGGAGTTTTGGGTCTGTATATAAAGGCAATCTAAGGCAAGGAATTGTGGCAGTTAAGGTCCTTGACACTGAGAGGACGAGTTCTTGGAAGAGTTTTCTTGCAGAGTGTGAAGCTCTGAGGAATGTTAGGCACCGGAATCTTGTTAGACTGATCACATCATGCTCTAGCATAGACTTCAAGAACATGAAATTTCTCGCTCTGGTTTATGAATATCTGAGTAATGGCAGCTTAGAGGACTGGATCAATGGTAAGAGGAAGAATGCAAATGGGGATGCGTTGAATGTTGTGGCGAGATTGAATGTGGCCATTGATGTTGCCTGTGCATTAGATTACTTGCACCATGACTGTGAAGTTCCAGTGGTGCATTGTGATTTGAAGCCCAGCAACATTCTTTTGGGTGAAGACATGACTGCCAAGGTTGGAGACTTTGGGCTAGCAAGGTTGCTGATGCAAAGAACAGACATTGAACATTCTATTAGCCGTACAAATGTTCTAAAGGGTTCCATAGGATACATACCTCCAG AGTACGGCATGGGGGAGAAACCATCAACTGCTGGAGATGTATACAGCTTTGGTGTAATGCTGCTAGAGCTCTTTACCGGGAAAAGACCAACACATGAGAGCTTCATTGGAGACCTAAACCTAATCAAATGGGTGCAATCAGCTTTCCCTGCCAACATAATGCAAGTACTCGACCCAGAGATGCTACAACTTATGAGCAGCCTTTATCATAATGACCAACCCATAAGCCCTGATGTTCAACATGGTTGCCTGATCACAATCCTCGGGGTAGGGTTATCTTGCACAGTTGAATCTTCTGATGCTCGCATTAGCATGAGGAGTgctctccaaaatttgaagtcTGCAAGAGACACCCTTTTTAAACCAGCTCCCATTGAGAATACCGAATCGAATGATATCTGTTAG
- the LOC115978158 gene encoding putative receptor-like protein kinase At3g47110 yields MASPSHLILQSTLLFVLIFCKCIFLEVESQSATLSIVTDKEALISFKSRIIEPFNPLSSWDLKNSSPCNWTGVVCNKSGQRVVGLDLSGFGLKGSISPHIGNLSFLRSLQLGQNQFTGMLPDQIVNLFLVRVLNLSSNRLEGVLPSNISQLTELQVLDLSENKNITGRIPEELSYLKNLEVLKLARNYLYGAIPSTIGNLSSLINLNLGTNTLSGAIPSDLGRLQNLKELDLNINNFSGTVPPSIYNISSLVSLALASNNLWGEILGDVGIKLPNLLVFNFCINKFTGKIPWSLYNLTNIKIIHVADNLLEGTIPPDLGNLPFLEMYDICFNKIVSEDGLSFITSLKNSTRLKFLAIGGNHLEGVIPGSIGNLSKALSKLYMGETHIYGNIPTSIGHLSGLTLLNLSYNSLSGEIPPEIGHLEELQMLVLAGNRLSGSVPNSLGNLQKLNQIDLSGNSLVGNIPTSFGNFQKLLSMDLSNNKFSGKITREIFSLPSLSTILNLSKNFLSGALPEEVSLLVNVVTIDLSNNLFSGNIPSSIRKSKSLQKLLLGRNVLSGPIPSTLEEVRGLDTLDLSSNQLSGPIPVELQNLQALQSLNLSFNNLEGVVPKGGVFGNLSKVHLEGNQNLCLYLACVKTQSNGRKVTKVIAITSVLVSLALCFILGSLFYLKRSKSKITRTSELVKGQHQMVSYNDLRQATGNFNQENFLGNGSFGFVYKGYLRQGIAVAVKVLDTQRTSSWKSFLAECEALRNVRHRNLFKLITSCSSIDFKNMEFLALVYEYLSNGSLEDWVNGKRKNANGDVLNVVERLNVAIDVACALDYLHHDCEVPVVHCDLKPSNILLGEDMTAKVGDFGLARLLMQRTDIEHSISRTNVLKGSIGYIPPEYGMGEKPSTAGDVYSFGVMLLELFTGKRPTHESFIGDLNLVRWVQSAFPANIMQVLDPEMLQLMSSLYHNDQPISPDVQHGCLIIILGVGLSCTVESSDGRISIRSALQNLKSARDTLLNQLPFRMPN; encoded by the exons ATGGCTTCCCCATCCCATCTAATACTTCAGTCTACCTTATTATTTGTCCTTATATTTTGCAAATGCATATTTCTTGAAGTAGAGTCTCAGTCTGCCACTTTAAGTATTGTTACAGATAAAGAAGCCTTGATTTCATTCAAGTCTAGAATAATAGAGCCTTTCAACCCTCTTTCTTCTTGGGACCTAAAAAACTCATCCCCTTGCAATTGGACCGGAGTTGTGTGCAACAAGTCTGGCCAGAGAGTGGTTGGTCTTGATCTTTCAGGCTTTGGACTTAAAGGGTCCATCAGCCCTCATATTGGTAACCTCTCTTTCCTACGTTCCCTTCAACTTGGACAAAACCAATTTACAGGTATGCTTCCTGATCAAATTGTCAATCTTTTCCTTGTGAGAGTTCTTAACTTGAGCTCCAACAGGCTAGAAGGTGTGCTGCCCTCAAATATAAGCCAATTGACTGAGCTCCAAGTCCTAGACTTGTCTGAAAACAAGAATATCACAGGAAGAATTCCTGAAGAGCTTAGCTACTTGAAAAATCTAGAAGTGTTAAAGTTGGCAAGAAACTACCTTTATGGTGCAATTCCATCAACCATAGGTAACCTTTCTTCACTCATCAATTTAAACTTAGGCACCAACACTCTTAGTGGTGCAATACCAAGTGACTTAGGCCGCcttcaaaatttgaaggaaCTTGATCttaatattaacaatttttctGGCACAGTTCCACCATCAATATACAACATATCCTCCCTAGTTTCTTTGGCCTTAGCTTCAAACAATCTATGGGGTGAAATTCTTGGAGATGTTGGAATTAAACTCCCAAACCTTTTAGTTTTCAACTTCTGCATTAACAAGTTCACAGGAAAAATTCCATGGTCTTTGTACAATCTAACCAATATAAAAATCATCCACGTAGCAGACAACCTTTTGGAAGGAACAATACCACCAGACCTAGGAAATCTTCCATTCCTTGAAATGTACgatatttgttttaataagatTGTTAGTGAGGATGGTCTTAGTTTCATTACTTCTTTGAAAAATAGCACTCGTCTCAAATTCCTTGCAATTGGTGGCAATCATTTGGAGGGTGTGATTCCTGGATCAATAGGCAATCTTTCTAAGGCTCTCTCAAAGTTGTACATGGGAGAAACTCATATTTATGGTAACATACCCACCTCAATTGGTCATCTTAGTGGCCTTACTTTGCTAAATTTGAGCTACAATTCACTTTCAGGTGAAATCCCACCTGAAATTGGCCATTTGGAGGAATTGCAAATGTTGGTTTTGGCAGGAAATCGATTGTCTGGTAGTGTTCCAAATTCCCTAGGCAATCTCCAAAAGTTAAACCAAATTGATTTATCAGGGAATAGTTTGGTGGGTAATATACCAACAAGTTTTGGGAACTTCCAGAAACTTCTTTCCATGGACTTATCCAACAACAAGTTTAGTGGAAAAATAACTAGAGAAATTTTCAGCCTCCCTAGTTTGAGCACTATTTTGAATCTGTCAAAGAACTTTTTAAGTGGAGCTTTGCCCGAAGAAGTATCTCTTCTAGTAAATGTTGTCACCATTGACCTTTCTAACAACCTTTTTTCTGGTAATATTCCCAGCTCAATCAGAAAAAGTAAGAGCTTGCAAAAATTATTGTTGGGTAGGAATGTACTTTCAGGTCCAATTCCTAGTACTTTAGAAGAAGTGAGAGGCCTTGACACTCTAGATCTCTCTTCCAACCAACTTTCTGGCCCCATTCCTGTTGAACTCCAAAACCTTCAAGCCCTTCAATCCTTGAACCTATCTTTCAATAATTTGGAAGGGGTAGTTCCCAAAGGCGGAGTTTTTGGAAATCTCTCTAAAGTCCATTTGGAAGGCAACCAAAAcctttgtttgtatttggcttGTGTCAAAACTCAAAGCAATGGAAGAAAGGTAACCAAAGTTATTGCTATTACTAGTGTATTGGTATCATTAGCCCTATGCTTCATACTTGGCTCACTGTTCTACTTGAAGAGAAGTAAATCAAAGATTACAAGAACTTCTGAGTTGGTGAAAGGACAACATCAAATGGTCTCATACAATGACCTTCGTCAAGCAACTGGAAACTTCAACCAAGAAAACTTTCTTGGAAATGGGAGCTTTGGGTTTGTATATAAAGGCTATCTAAGGCAAGGAATTGCTGTAGCAGTTAAGGTCCTTGACACTCAGAGGACAAGCTCTTGGAAGAGTTTTCTTGCAGAGTGCGAGGCTCTGAGGAATGTAAGGCACCGGAACCTTTTTAAGCTGATCACATCATGCTCTAGCATAGACTTCAAGAACATGGAATTTCTAGCTCTGGTTTATGAATATCTGAGTAATGGCAGCTTAGAGGACTGGGTCAATGGTAAGAGGAAGAATGCAAATGGGGATGTGTTGAATGTTGTGGAGAGATTGAATGTGGCCATTGATGTTGCCTGTGCATTGGATTACTTGCACCATGACTGTGAAGTTCCAGTGGTGCATTGTGATTTGAAGCCCAGCAACATTCTTTTGGGTGAAGACATGACTGCCAAGGTTGGAGACTTTGGGCTAGCAAGGTTGCTGATGCAAAGAACAGACATTGAACATTCTATTAGCCGTACAAATGTTCTAAAGGGTTCCATAGGATACATACCTCCAG AGTACGGCATGGGGGAGAAACCATCAACCGCTGGAGATGTATATAGCTTTGGTGTAATGCTGCTAGAGCTCTTTACTGGGAAAAGACCAACACATGAGAGCTTCATTGGAGACCTAAACCTAGTCAGATGGGTGCAATCAGCTTTTCCTGCCAACATAATGCAAGTACTCGACCCAGAGATGCTACAACTTATGAGCAGCCTTTATCATAATGACCAACCCATAAGCCCTGATGTTCAACATGGTTGCCTGATCATAATCCTCGGGGTAGGGTTATCTTGCACAGTTGAATCTTCTGATGGTCGCATTAGCATTAGGAGTGCTCTACAAAATTTGAAGTCTGCAAGAGACACCCTTTTAAACCAGCTCCCATTTAGAATGCCAAATTGA